The following proteins are encoded in a genomic region of Aquella oligotrophica:
- the thrA gene encoding bifunctional aspartate kinase/homoserine dehydrogenase I — MELIKRYYTVHKFGGSSVANAERFVEVKKILTGTKEVIVVSATKGTTSKLQLLMDNARDGLAWQEELAALEKSHQIIIESLLPDNKRGDLLQVIGHDFATIANVFNTVSQIGNYSTDIQDFILGYGEQWSAQILTAYLALSTNTLYLDATKVLYSYKKDGVVCIDWERSEAALINYFQDKKFDQLVVTGFIASTPEGKRTTLGRNGSDFSGAIFAKLFHAIELIIWTDVDGIYTAHPAKVKNAFCIDTLSYKEALELAYFGASVLHPMTIAPAQDDNIPIYIKDSYNPAAPGTYISHTSTKSEHGIKGLTYVDDIALINIEGAGMAGVSGSAARIFQIMQQCNISVILISQASSEHSLCIAIANKFAAKAIEALNTNLQFEIETGQINKVTADTTCAILAAVGDGMIGSPGVAGKFFDTLAKANINIRAIAQGSSERNISAVIDSKDINKALQAAHASFYLADQPIAIGLIGPGGIGAALLNQIAAARDSVKAKNKVDLCLRGIMSSKKMILAENALDGDWKTNFEENATEADLDKFIEHLLSDDIPHAVIIDCTASNELSKQYLSFFNKGINIITPNKHANAGDLDYYRQIMAASHKKGCHYLYEATVCAGLPVISTLQDLVKTGDEVVTIEGVVSGTLSFIFNELGKGRIFSDVVREARELGYTEPDPREDLSGQDVARKLVCLARESGYSVSLSDIQVTNLVPEALRSCSIDEFLTRLPEFDGTIMEMAAKAKANNEKVCYAGKIHEDGKITVAIQSVAESHPLARLNGTDNILIFQTSRYNSSRPMVIQGPGAGAEVTAAGVFADLLRLTSYLY, encoded by the coding sequence GTGGAACTGATCAAACGTTATTACACTGTACATAAATTTGGTGGCTCAAGCGTAGCCAATGCTGAACGCTTCGTTGAAGTCAAAAAAATCTTAACCGGCACAAAAGAAGTTATTGTGGTCTCAGCTACAAAAGGCACCACCTCAAAACTACAACTATTAATGGATAATGCCCGCGATGGGTTAGCTTGGCAAGAAGAGCTAGCGGCACTTGAGAAATCACATCAGATCATAATAGAAAGTCTATTGCCAGACAATAAACGTGGGGATTTATTACAGGTAATTGGGCATGATTTCGCAACTATTGCCAATGTATTTAATACCGTTAGCCAGATTGGTAATTATTCTACAGACATTCAAGATTTTATTCTTGGCTATGGAGAACAATGGTCTGCACAAATTTTGACAGCCTACTTAGCATTAAGTACAAACACTTTATATCTTGATGCAACTAAAGTATTATACTCATACAAAAAAGACGGTGTAGTTTGCATCGACTGGGAACGTAGTGAAGCAGCACTGATTAATTACTTTCAAGATAAAAAATTTGATCAGCTAGTTGTAACTGGGTTTATTGCTTCAACACCTGAAGGTAAACGCACTACTCTTGGACGCAATGGTAGTGATTTCTCTGGCGCGATTTTTGCTAAATTATTCCATGCAATCGAATTAATTATCTGGACTGATGTTGACGGAATTTATACTGCGCATCCAGCTAAAGTAAAAAATGCTTTCTGTATTGATACTCTTTCATACAAAGAAGCTCTTGAATTAGCATATTTTGGGGCGAGCGTACTTCATCCAATGACTATTGCTCCGGCTCAAGATGACAATATTCCTATTTATATTAAAGACAGCTATAATCCAGCTGCGCCTGGAACGTATATTTCACACACTTCAACCAAATCTGAACACGGAATCAAGGGTCTTACATATGTAGATGATATTGCGCTGATAAATATTGAAGGTGCAGGTATGGCTGGAGTTTCTGGCAGTGCCGCACGAATCTTCCAGATTATGCAACAATGTAATATCTCGGTAATTCTGATCTCTCAAGCGAGTTCTGAACATTCACTATGTATCGCAATTGCGAATAAATTTGCAGCCAAAGCAATTGAAGCATTAAATACTAACTTGCAATTTGAAATTGAAACCGGACAGATTAATAAAGTAACCGCTGATACAACCTGTGCAATTCTTGCTGCTGTTGGTGATGGTATGATTGGTAGTCCAGGAGTTGCTGGTAAATTCTTTGATACTTTGGCAAAAGCTAATATCAATATCCGGGCAATTGCGCAAGGATCTTCAGAACGCAACATTTCAGCCGTTATTGATAGTAAAGATATTAATAAAGCCTTGCAAGCTGCGCACGCTAGTTTTTATCTAGCGGATCAGCCAATTGCGATTGGCTTGATTGGACCGGGCGGAATTGGTGCTGCATTACTAAATCAGATTGCTGCGGCACGAGATTCAGTAAAAGCTAAAAACAAGGTTGACTTATGCTTACGTGGAATCATGAGTAGTAAAAAAATGATTCTTGCTGAGAATGCACTTGATGGCGACTGGAAAACAAATTTTGAAGAAAATGCAACGGAAGCTGATCTAGATAAATTCATTGAACATTTACTAAGCGATGACATTCCGCATGCAGTAATTATTGACTGTACCGCAAGCAATGAACTATCCAAACAATATCTATCATTCTTCAATAAAGGCATTAATATCATTACACCAAATAAACATGCTAATGCAGGTGATCTTGATTATTATCGCCAGATTATGGCAGCATCACATAAAAAAGGCTGTCATTATCTATATGAAGCAACGGTTTGTGCTGGATTACCAGTAATCAGCACCCTTCAAGATTTAGTTAAAACTGGTGATGAAGTAGTTACGATTGAAGGTGTAGTATCCGGAACTTTAAGCTTTATTTTCAATGAACTTGGTAAAGGTCGCATATTCTCAGATGTAGTTAGAGAAGCCAGAGAATTAGGCTATACCGAACCAGATCCACGTGAAGATTTATCTGGTCAGGATGTTGCCCGTAAATTAGTTTGTCTTGCCCGTGAAAGTGGCTATAGTGTTTCACTATCTGATATTCAGGTTACTAATCTGGTACCAGAAGCCCTACGTAGTTGTTCTATAGATGAGTTTCTAACTCGTTTACCAGAATTTGATGGAACTATCATGGAAATGGCAGCCAAAGCTAAAGCTAATAATGAAAAAGTTTGCTATGCTGGTAAAATCCATGAAGATGGCAAAATTACTGTTGCAATTCAGTCGGTAGCTGAATCACACCCACTAGCGCGCTTAAATGGCACTGATAATATCCTAATATTCCAGACTTCACGTTACAATAGTAGTCGTCCAATGGTAATTCAAGGCCCGGGTGCTGGAGCAGAAGTAACTGCCGCTGGTGTATTTGCTGATTTACTACGCTTAACTTCATATCTGTATTAA
- a CDS encoding homoserine kinase: protein MSNVKLKEGVNKLTAFAPATSANLGVGFDILGLALDAVGDKVTLTKRDDGQIIIEKINSVTGLPLEPNKNTASYALQKMCEELDISCGFSMQIDKGIAMGSGMGGSAASAVAAVVALNGFLSNPVSREKLVEYALYGEEIASGGRHADNVAPCVFGGITLIRSLAPMEVINLPYPELYCVIIHPHLQVETKSARGILKPEIPLKKYVEQSAQLGAAICAFYQKDIELLRRSMQDLIIEPQRANLVTGYYQVKEAALKSGAITATFSGSGPSMLAFCDSKANAEKVTLAMLAMFNKHGIEADQWISPINPDGAYIIEDK from the coding sequence ATGAGTAACGTTAAATTAAAAGAAGGGGTTAATAAGCTAACTGCATTTGCCCCAGCAACTAGTGCCAATCTTGGGGTTGGCTTTGACATCCTTGGCTTGGCTCTTGATGCGGTTGGTGATAAAGTTACACTTACTAAACGTGATGATGGACAGATTATTATTGAGAAGATTAATTCAGTTACTGGATTACCTCTTGAACCAAATAAAAATACTGCCTCATATGCCTTACAGAAAATGTGTGAAGAGCTGGATATTAGCTGTGGCTTTTCAATGCAGATTGATAAAGGCATTGCAATGGGTTCAGGAATGGGTGGCTCAGCAGCCTCTGCCGTTGCTGCAGTAGTTGCCCTAAATGGCTTTTTGAGTAATCCAGTTTCGCGAGAGAAATTGGTAGAATATGCTCTTTACGGTGAAGAAATCGCATCTGGCGGACGTCATGCTGATAATGTAGCCCCATGCGTTTTTGGTGGGATAACTCTAATTCGTAGCCTTGCGCCAATGGAGGTCATTAATCTGCCCTATCCAGAACTATATTGCGTAATAATTCATCCGCACCTTCAAGTAGAAACCAAAAGTGCCCGCGGTATTTTGAAACCTGAAATACCACTAAAAAAATACGTTGAGCAATCTGCTCAGCTTGGTGCTGCAATTTGTGCATTTTATCAAAAAGATATTGAATTATTACGCCGTTCAATGCAGGATTTAATCATTGAGCCACAAAGAGCTAATCTGGTAACTGGCTATTATCAAGTAAAAGAAGCCGCCCTTAAAAGTGGCGCAATTACGGCGACTTTTTCAGGGTCAGGTCCAAGTATGCTAGCGTTTTGCGATAGTAAAGCAAATGCTGAAAAAGTAACTCTAGCGATGTTAGCCATGTTTAATAAACATGGAATTGAAGCAGACCAATGGATTTCTCCAATAAATCCAGATGGTGCATATATAATCGAAGATAAATAG
- the thrC gene encoding threonine synthase: MFFYSTRDKNNHKSVSAAILQGLAEDGGLFVPEYFPQINIADLDSKLSYPEFAAKILADYFKGDQLESQLPDICRNAFNFPLPVRELNANTYIMELFQGPTLSFKDFGARFLAECMTRLSKERKTTIIVATSGDTGSAVAGAFYQKPNIEVVVMFPKGQISKRQEQQITCWGENILSVAVNGTFDDCQKIVKQAFSDEWFTSRAHLSSANSINIARLLPQLTYYAYTSWQFFLKHGEKAGYIIPTGNVGNSTAAFWAKAMGFPIREISLATNANRVISDYLDNGKFEPRKSIATIANAMDVGNPSNFERLSYLYNTPETFRANVKAFSVSDEEIREIITEVNQKFNYVVCPHTATGYFARKKLDDKPWIIAATADPCKFETIIEPIIGNILPVAPQLQTLLDKPVKLVETDADIRQVAAALANK, encoded by the coding sequence ATGTTTTTTTATAGTACTCGTGATAAAAATAACCATAAAAGTGTAAGCGCAGCAATCTTACAAGGCTTAGCAGAAGATGGCGGCTTATTTGTCCCAGAATATTTCCCGCAGATAAATATTGCCGATCTGGATAGTAAATTAAGCTATCCAGAATTTGCAGCAAAAATTCTTGCGGATTATTTTAAAGGCGATCAGCTTGAATCACAGTTACCTGACATCTGTCGGAATGCATTTAATTTTCCGTTACCTGTACGTGAATTAAACGCGAATACCTATATAATGGAATTATTTCAAGGGCCAACTCTGTCATTCAAAGATTTTGGCGCTAGATTTCTTGCTGAATGTATGACTCGTTTATCTAAAGAACGAAAAACTACAATTATCGTTGCAACTTCCGGGGATACAGGTTCTGCGGTTGCTGGTGCTTTTTATCAAAAGCCAAATATTGAAGTTGTGGTGATGTTCCCGAAAGGACAAATTTCCAAACGTCAGGAACAACAAATTACTTGTTGGGGCGAAAACATTCTCTCAGTTGCAGTTAACGGGACTTTTGATGATTGCCAGAAAATTGTTAAACAAGCGTTTAGCGATGAATGGTTTACTAGTCGTGCACATTTGAGTAGCGCGAATAGTATTAATATTGCTCGATTACTGCCACAACTTACTTATTATGCTTATACTAGCTGGCAATTTTTCCTAAAACATGGTGAGAAAGCTGGGTATATTATCCCAACTGGTAATGTCGGTAATTCTACAGCAGCTTTCTGGGCAAAAGCAATGGGCTTCCCAATTCGCGAAATTAGTCTTGCGACCAATGCCAACCGGGTAATCTCAGACTATCTAGATAATGGTAAATTTGAGCCGCGTAAGAGTATTGCAACAATTGCGAATGCAATGGATGTTGGAAATCCAAGTAATTTTGAGCGTCTGAGCTATTTATATAATACTCCTGAAACATTCCGCGCAAATGTTAAAGCCTTTAGCGTTAGCGACGAAGAAATCAGGGAAATTATTACTGAAGTTAATCAGAAATTTAATTATGTGGTATGTCCGCATACGGCAACCGGATATTTTGCCCGCAAAAAGCTTGATGATAAACCGTGGATAATTGCAGCAACAGCAGATCCATGCAAATTTGAAACTATTATTGAGCCAATTATTGGTAATATCTTACCAGTTGCGCCACAATTACAAACGTTACTGGATAAACCAGTCAAATTGGTTGAAACTGATGCTGATATCCGTCAGGTTGCAGCAGCCCTAGCAAATAAGTAG